In the Populus trichocarpa isolate Nisqually-1 chromosome 1, P.trichocarpa_v4.1, whole genome shotgun sequence genome, CAGCATTATAAGAAAATTGACGTGGGACACGTTTTTGGCTGGTTTGACCTTGTATCAGAAACGCATGATATTGACCTTGCTCACGGCTATGAATATTATATTAACAGTGttgtattatttgttattttgtgcATTTGATTCCAATGCTTAGCACCAATCAATGCACGAAGACAGATGCTTTGCTGCCTTTGTCATCATGTGGTTTAAGATCGGCCATCAAATTTGATTCGTAAATTGTGAAAGTTAGAGCAGGTATATAGTACTGTGAAAATATGTCTAGTTGGATTTGTTCCTAGTTCTTTTGTGTTGGTTTAACCCTAGTgaatttctagggtttttccAGTCTCTTCAATTTCCTCCTTGTCCTACATCAAATGAAGACTGTCTATGTAATAACCAAACCTAAAATAATAACTTTCTGGGCAGATCCGAAGCCTGAAGTCTACTGGGTAAAATTTCACTCTTTCGATTTTCTTCCTCTATTGCTTTTTGCAATGCTTCACATGAAGAAAGAGAAGACTGAAGAGATTTCCAAGGAAGTGAAAACTCTCCCACGTGCAAGAGGATAAGAGGTTTAAAAATTTACCTCTAATTCTTATCACTTTTTCCTCATCAGGTTTTCATTTACCAGTCAGTTCGAGGAGAAAGGGGAAAGGGGGAAAGAGGGAAAATATTGAAAAGGCACTCAGCATGATGAAGAGAACGCCCCAACTGAGCCAGAAATGGGGTTGTACTTTACTCTTGAACAACATTTTGCCTCATACATTTAATAGCTTCAGCACACACTGGTACAAatcagttaaaaaatttaaaattcctCGACACAAATATATGAGTTTCTACAATCTCAGTGCATCTATTGAAATCAGTTATATAAAAACCCTCAAAAGCCTTCACTCAGCCTTAGCTGGAATGTGGTTGCCACCAGCCGCGATTTTGTACAGGTAAAACAGAGTCATAAGAGCACTGCAAGAAAACACAACGGTAAGTGCATAGctcatgaaatcaaaataaatgattcAATCAATAGAGGAAATCCCCGTTAATATGGTGATTTTTAGATGGAGGGTTTCATAAAGTAAAAGTTAACGTGTAGTGGCATGGTGCAATCGTGCACAATACAAAAGAATGGAAGAACTGAAATTTTGAGtgtaaacaaaaaagaaactttgGCAACATGGCTTCTAGAATATTAGATCAAAGGTTTCACAAGGTTAATGGTAAGGCATAGTGGCATGATGCAATTACACACAATACAACAGCAGAACCAATATATTTTAGGCACTAGCACATGCTAGAAAAGATACTAAACAAGAGAGAGCTGAAAAGTTCTATGCCAATACCATGCCAGAACGAGGTTGGAATATAGATTTCCAGACCAAAAATCAGATTGAATAGCTCTCGTTTGATTTATATTTCACAGAAAACACTAGAAAAATATTCAGCAAAGAGTACAATAGATAACCACTGAATATAAGAGGATGAAAGGTGAGATAAGATGTATACAAAATATAAGGCAAATGCATGAATTTTTACATCTACTAATCAATTTTATGATAGGGGTATTGCACATATAATCAGAAAAGAAAGTAGCAGGAAGACGAAAGAGCATGATTTATCTTACCTGATACCAGCAACAATACCAGCAGGCATTATCTTAGAGGTTTGCATATAGCGTTGCCCCATCACAAATGTCAGTATGGCTGCACAAACTGTTCCAAAGGcacatgaatgaatgaatgaatataATTACAAATTTCCAGGCTATTGGAAAACGACGAAGTAATATGAATACAGTTTGAGTAGTAAAGAGAAGGATGCgatgttttcttcatttttaacaGTCCTAGTCAACAAAAAAAGATCAGGATCTGAAGCTTCGCAGATGAATATAAAGCATTTCTATCCTCCTCTTCGAAGATCAACAAAAGCACCATAGTCTTGACATTCAGAATAGGGAAGAAAATCCAATTAACATTTCAGTCAAAATAAACTGTTAAATGGATATTTTCCCTTCTTGGATTCATATGACCATCAACAAACATACACTTGTACTAAAGgtcatttttttctgtttttccgCACAATCCATTTTAATGCATAGATTAAACTTGAGAGTAGCTTAGTCCCTCTCATGGAAAATAAGGGTCATTTCATTCACCCCGATCGACAAACCAACTTCTCTTCGTAATAGAGAATGCTCCAATCACCAAAAATACACAGAATGATTcgagttgaaaacaaaaacccttCAATCAACTTAAGCCCAAATGACTACTTCCACTACCCCTTCATCCCATTCACAAACTAATGTTATTTTCTAGACATAGCATATATAATCACAAACCAAGAggaacccattacaataataaatacCATCTCATCTAAATCAAAAAAGGAACCTTATTTACTCCATAAATACTTCAAGCCTTAAACACCATGCTCCTTTCTTTTAATAAGGAAATCCTCACACATAATGTCCGTATCCATTCAATTTTCCATCTTTCACTCATTCCTACTCATAGATTATCAAGATCAACACCATTTCAAACACATAACAAGTTAAATTACAGACACAATCAAGAACGTGAACAGCACCAAACCAAAAAGCTACAACCAAAtggaagaaacaaagaaaagaaacaaaagggtCATACCAGTTTCGATAGCCAAGCCAAGAAATGAATTCTTCCTCTTCTCAAAAGCTTTAAGACTCAAGTATCCAGCAAAGATAAGAACCAATCCAGTGCCAGCACCACCTCCTAATGATGCCATACTCCCTTTCTTCAAATACCCAATAACCCCTCCAATCACAAGAACCAAACCATAAGGGATTGTGAAGCAGAAATCATGCATCTTTCTTGGATTTCTTGATTTCCAAGATCGAAACTTTTTCTTCACAGATCAAGCAAAGAATGAGTATTTTTCTGTTGGTCAACTGTTTTTGGTCGACCAGAaatgaaatgattttattatttttgtttcctgATTTGCCCTGGGGACTGTCAAGGGAGTGATACAAAACGTGGTCGTTTTGTTAGTTCTAATTGTAAATGGAAAGTGGTGGGGGGACCATTTATCTTTATCGGAGTGTGGCAAGCACGGTGGGAAGGAGTGAGTTATACGTGATCAAGTTTGGTTATTTGTTGCTTTATGGTCCTTGTATTTTCATAGTAATGACAAATTGAACATTCTATAAAAACATTTTGCTTGTTGAGTTTCTctagtttaaaaacaaaattgggaaaaaatctaaattattaaatcaaccCATGAATCATTCCAatctattatttatattattttttttatttttttattttttgtgctgACTAGATTGGATTTAGTTAAATCTACcgaattattaaaaattcagtcaaaaaaaattcttgagaaATAAGTTGAGTGCATCCAACCAAAGAGACTATAAATGTAACAAAGTAGCAGAATATTGAGACACAAACTGATCCAAATCTACAAAGTCTAATGGGTTTGGggcagaaaagaaaacaaaagcaaagctTGAAGCAACCATGAACTTCCAGTAGTGAACAGAAAATAAAgagctgaaaaaagaaaaacaatatgcaaGCACGTTTCAAACATTTCTGTTAGAGTGCTcagtaaaaaaagttaaattttctacaaaataatttaatttaaatcaaagaaatagcataacttgaataaaaatggatagaatattttaaaaatagtcgagattcattaattaaaaacatagttataaaatcaagaatGATTTGATGGTAAGTAGATCCAAACTGATTTGATAGATAAATTTAGAATCTATCagttcaagttaaaaaaataaaataataaattgatctaaattaacttagtaaaaaaattaaatttcctcATAACTTGATTAACTTAGATAAAACCGGGTCAAAatctaatgattttaaaaaaattatcaaaataattttttttttaatttttttaaaaaaattagattaatccTCATGCCTCGTCAACCAAGCCTCAtgccaaatcaaattttaaaattataattaagagaTTTTGAAAGCTTAAGAGTCAAATTGATATCAATGCTAAcatttaaactatatatataaaaatatggttattttaaaaaaaaattatttaaaaatatattataattaaaaaaaattaataaaaaaatattttttta is a window encoding:
- the LOC18095964 gene encoding protein FATTY ACID EXPORT 5 is translated as MHDFCFTIPYGLVLVIGGVIGYLKKGSMASLGGGAGTGLVLIFAGYLSLKAFEKRKNSFLGLAIETVCAAILTFVMGQRYMQTSKIMPAGIVAGISALMTLFYLYKIAAGGNHIPAKAE